One genomic window of Dehalococcoidia bacterium includes the following:
- a CDS encoding META domain-containing protein, which produces MKSIITLWALLILVLASVMAACDSDSGKTPSPELSSAVPTTDTSPVTPAQTEADPHMARIAEGYAQALGISVEEAMRRLQLQEVIGELQAKLRANEPETFVELRVEDEPKYWVVVVFTENGEETIKPYIENTELEGIVEVELYDDSPSEPPYPIDTLDGTEWTLTSLNGERLDDTYPIQATFYNGDMMRGHGGCNPHVLHYTAKDGEFIISEEGIVEGVSSGFFDESIIRQGTDYLDTLSSVKAYRVIGNRLELDNTAGETVLRFKLLNQKIPIDPALKSTQWFLKSIRGEDIPEKTYIRLYFHDWKITGWTGCNYYGAKLTQASDGFFSTEGIDMTLMGCSEEEAGQWEAKYQQALMETVGYKIGEGCLNLADADGKVLLSFEQIEELPMNPADLVGTEWKLESVNGIEVGEDLAYILRFLSEIQARGYGKCANFLMTYHATGDNISGGDIVTGTGFQTLDLSESDKEALQHMDDPASWANYRLIGDELHILTIRGNTLIFKSSGAEARTTFDYDAPASQTIDAAIGEPFEACLAITLRLGAKWQESHDRMILSLLSSEYIDDDPLSPGLGGTQCFVFEPIESGTGEITFSRVNGDHFLESRTLVVNIWKCVGTGGAGDTGIDIEQDSGDERAAGLLLKETCVTTTISEGHFLNPVGPEPKEVNPGDPILIVRGLLENENAKRLHVAVWAKGYNKDGELVSWTLDSAHIMGQAQIQLEAHEVGPFTLHLSFSEDVKRIKIYARGYDQPPP; this is translated from the coding sequence ATGAAATCGATCATCACCCTCTGGGCATTGTTGATTCTGGTGCTTGCCTCCGTAATGGCTGCCTGTGATAGCGATTCAGGTAAAACGCCTTCCCCGGAGCTCTCATCGGCGGTTCCGACAACGGATACGTCACCGGTCACACCAGCTCAAACTGAGGCTGATCCGCATATGGCCCGGATAGCCGAAGGATATGCCCAGGCTCTTGGGATTTCGGTTGAGGAAGCCATGCGGAGACTGCAACTCCAGGAGGTGATCGGTGAATTACAGGCAAAGCTGCGCGCCAATGAACCGGAAACCTTCGTCGAGCTTCGTGTGGAGGACGAACCGAAATACTGGGTGGTGGTCGTCTTCACCGAGAACGGGGAGGAAACCATCAAACCCTATATCGAGAACACCGAACTGGAAGGGATCGTCGAAGTGGAACTCTATGACGACTCACCGTCGGAACCACCTTATCCCATCGATACGCTCGACGGGACTGAGTGGACACTGACCTCGCTCAATGGAGAGCGCCTCGATGACACCTACCCCATCCAGGCCACTTTCTATAATGGCGACATGATGCGGGGCCACGGTGGCTGCAATCCCCACGTGCTGCACTACACGGCGAAGGATGGGGAATTCATTATTTCAGAAGAGGGAATTGTTGAGGGTGTCTCTTCGGGCTTCTTTGATGAAAGCATTATCCGTCAGGGGACAGACTATCTCGATACTCTGTCCTCCGTGAAAGCGTATCGCGTCATCGGAAACCGGCTGGAGTTGGATAATACTGCCGGGGAGACCGTTTTGAGATTCAAGCTGCTCAATCAGAAGATTCCCATCGATCCGGCGCTGAAGAGCACGCAATGGTTCCTGAAATCTATACGAGGTGAAGACATCCCTGAGAAGACCTATATCCGTCTCTATTTCCACGATTGGAAGATCACCGGCTGGACGGGATGCAACTACTATGGAGCAAAGCTTACGCAAGCCAGCGACGGTTTCTTTTCAACAGAAGGCATCGACATGACTTTGATGGGCTGCTCGGAAGAGGAGGCGGGACAGTGGGAAGCAAAATACCAGCAGGCGCTCATGGAGACAGTGGGCTACAAGATCGGCGAAGGCTGCCTCAATCTTGCCGATGCTGATGGAAAGGTCCTGCTCTCCTTCGAGCAGATCGAAGAGTTGCCCATGAACCCGGCAGACCTCGTTGGCACCGAGTGGAAACTGGAGTCGGTCAACGGCATCGAAGTCGGGGAGGATCTGGCCTACATCCTGCGCTTCCTGAGCGAGATTCAAGCCCGAGGGTACGGCAAGTGCGCGAACTTCCTGATGACCTACCATGCCACCGGCGACAATATCTCCGGCGGAGACATAGTCACGGGGACAGGCTTTCAAACTCTCGACCTGTCGGAGTCGGACAAGGAAGCGCTCCAGCATATGGACGATCCTGCCTCGTGGGCCAACTACCGCCTGATCGGAGATGAACTGCATATCCTCACCATCCGAGGCAACACTCTGATCTTCAAGTCATCGGGGGCCGAAGCAAGAACCACCTTCGATTACGATGCACCCGCCTCACAGACAATCGACGCCGCCATCGGTGAACCATTCGAGGCCTGTTTGGCCATTACCCTAAGGCTGGGGGCGAAATGGCAGGAAAGCCATGATCGAATGATACTTTCCCTGTTGAGTAGTGAGTATATCGATGATGATCCTCTCTCTCCCGGGCTGGGAGGCACTCAATGCTTCGTGTTCGAGCCCATCGAATCGGGAACAGGTGAGATTACATTTTCCCGTGTCAATGGCGATCATTTCTTAGAATCGCGAACACTGGTGGTCAACATCTGGAAGTGTGTCGGTACTGGTGGCGCTGGCGACACCGGGATAGATATCGAGCAGGATTCTGGAGACGAGCGTGCGGCAGGATTGCTTTTGAAGGAGACATGCGTAACGACTACTATTTCCGAGGGCCATTTTCTTAACCCGGTGGGTCCGGAACCAAAGGAGGTCAATCCGGGGGATCCGATACTGATAGTCAGAGGTCTGCTGGAGAACGAAAACGCCAAACGTCTCCATGTGGCCGTATGGGCCAAGGGTTACAACAAAGATGGTGAACTCGTTTCATGGACGCTCGATAGCGCCCATATTATGGGCCAAGCCCAGATTCAACTTGAGGCTCACGAGGTCGGCCCGTTCACGCTGCACTTGAGTTTCTCAGAGGATGTGAAGCGCATCAAGATATACGCACGTGGTTACGATCAGCCTCCCCCATGA